TCGTATACGTATATTTCCCTGTGGGTGGCGTGGATACTGACAATGGGGCATCGCCATTGCCACCGGCATCGCCATCGCCGTCGCCGTCGCCGTCGCCGTCGCCGGATACGCCTCGCAAGCGTATTCGTCCTCTCCCTCCTCATTCTGGCACCCAGCCGCGTCAGCGCACACGAGGAGTACGTCGTCGACGACGAGGAAGACGTCGCTCTCGGCGAGTTCTTCTCAGAAGCACTTTCCGATCCGCACGTCATCGGACCGCTCGTCGCCGGCGCGCTCGCCGTCGCACTTCTGGTCGGCGGTTACCTCCTCGTCCGCCCCTTCCAGCGAGACCTCGCAGCATTTCGATTCGCCATGCGGGAGTACATCGAGTACGTTCCCTGGCTCTTGCGCATCTCGCTCGGAATTCCACTTATCGGCGCCGGCTTCAGCGGCTACTTCATCTCACCCGCACTCGAGTTCGACCTCCGACTCCTCCAGATCGCGCTCGGATTTCTCCTCCTCTTCGGCCTCGCGACTCGCGTCGTCGCACTCGTCGGCCTCGCGACTCGCGTCGTCGGCGTGGTGATCTGGCCAACGCTCCTGTTGCAACTCGAGTTCGTTGGCGGACTGGCGGCCATTGCGTTGCTCGGGAGCGGGCAGCCGAGCGCGGATCACGTCCTTCAGCGGGTTGCCGGCTCGCCGGGGACGGTCTACAGACGACTCGATCCGGTACACGAACGCGCACGGGGGTTTCAGGCGCGGATCGATCCCTACGAGCGGTACCTGCCGGCGGTCGTCCGGGTCGGGCTTGGAGCGACGTTCATCTATCTGGGTGTGACCCAGAAACTCCTTCAGCCGGGACTCGCGCTCGCGGTCGTGGACCGGTACGACCTCACGGCCGTTATTCCGGCCAGTCCGGAGCTGTGGGTGATGGGTGCTGGGCTGGCCGAAGCGGGGCTCGGAATCGCGATCATTCTGGGCTTTTTCACGCGTGCGAGCGCTGCTGCTGCGCTTGCAATGTTCTCGCTGACGCTGTTTGCGCTGCCGGACGATCCGGTGCTCGCCCACGTCGCGCTGTTCGGGATGGCCTCTGTGCTGCTCATCACTGGTGGCGGGCCGTACGCGCTCGACAGTCGACTCGAGCGGCTCGAAGCCGACACTGACGCCGAGACGGCGGATGCAACGCCGACCGAGGCAACACAGGCTCGTGGCTGACGGCTGCGAGGTCGTCCGAACGAAAGTGCCCGTGGGTAGTCGACTGGAGAGACGAACATCTTTCATCGTCGGGGTCGGAGTTTCGGGTATGAGCAACGACACGTTCGACGCCGACGGCATCACGCTCGAGCAAGTGCGTGAGTACGTCTGGGAGATACCACAGGAGGGGGACATGCGTGTTCCCGCGCGAGTGCTTGCCAGCGAGGCTCTGCTGGAGGAAATCAAGGAAGACAAGACACTCGAACAGATCACAAACACGACCCACCTGCCGGGGATTACCACCAACGCGATCTGTATGCCCGACGGCCACCAGGGCTACGGCTTCCCCGTTGGCGGGGTCGGCGCGCTGGACGCCGAGAACGGCTGCATCTCGCCGGGAGCTGTCGGCTATGATATCAATTGCGGCGTCCGGATGATGCGCACAAATCTGACGTACGACGAACTCAAGGGTCAAGAAGCGGAACTCGTCGACTCACTATTTGCAAACATTCCGTCAGGTCTGGGTGGTGGCGGCGTCGTCGAAGCCGGCGTCGACACCGTCGACGAGATCCTCGCCCGTGGCGTCGACTGGGCACTCGAGAACGGCCACGCAGTCGAGGACGATCTCCTGCACTGCGAGGACGAGGGGATGCGTGAGGGTGCCAAGCCGGAGAAAGTGAGCCAGAAGGCCAAGGATCGCGGGAAGAACCAGATCGGTTCGCTTGGCTCCGGAAATCACTTCCTCGAAGTCCAGCGCGTGACGGACATCTTTGACCCCGAAGTCGGCGAGGCGTTCGGACTCGAGGAAGACCAGATCGTCGTCCTGATCCACTGTGGCTCGCGCGGGCTGGGCCACCAGACGTGTAACGACTACCTTCGTAAGATCGAGCAACAGCATCAGGGCCTGCTGGACCAGTTGCCGGACAAGGAACTGGCTGCAGCGCCCGCGGGCTCACAGCTCGCCGAGGACTACTACGGTGCGATGAACGCGGCGATCAACTTCGCGTGGGTCAACCGTCAGCTGATTATGCACCGCACGCGGCAGGTGTTCGAGCGCGTCTTCGACCGCTCGTGGGAGTCGATGGAGATGGATCTGCTGTACGACGTGGCACACAACATTGCGAAGAAGGAGATGCACGAAGTCGATGGAGAAGAGCGCGAACTCTACGTCCACCGCAAGGGTGCAACGCGCGCGTTCCCCGCTGGCCACCCCGAGGTCCCGAAAGCATATCGCGACGTCGGCCAGCCGGTCATCATCCCCGGCAGCATGGGCGCGGGCAACTACGTTCTCCGCGGCGGCGAGAACTCTATGGACCTCACGTTCGGCTCCACCGCCCACGGCGCGGGGCGGCTGATGAGTCGTACCCAGGCGAAAAACGAGTTCTGGGGCGGCGACGTACAGGACGAACTCGAGGAGCAGGAGCAGATTTACGTGAAGGCACAGTCGGGTGCGACGGTGGCCGAGGAAGCGCCGGGCGTCTACAAGGACGTCGACGAGGTCGTCCGTGTCTCGGACGAGTTGGGTATCGGCGACAAGGTTGCGCGGACGTTCCCGGTCTGTAACATCAAGGGATAGCGGTCGCTGTCGGGCGTTCTCGTCTCGGTAGGGCTGCGACTGCGACTGTAACTACAACTGCAATTGCAACTGCGCCACGTTCACTTGAGGCGGAACGGATTGTCGTCCGTTTCGTCCTCGCTTTCATCGCTGCTGTCCGCTCCATCGCTCTCGTAGGGTTTTCGGGCGGTGATCGTCACCGTGGCCTCGGGAGCGTCCTCGTCGGACCACGGGCTGTCGTAGGCTGAGAGTTCGAGATCGGTCACGTCCCAGCCGGCGGCTTCGATTTGTTCGACGAGTTCGCGCTGGTCGGAGAGCATCGCATCGTCCATAGGCGGCGTACGCTGCTCGTCGGTGTAGTTCTTCTGTCGGCAGTATCGACCCGCGCTCGATTTTGTCACCGATTCCGTCTACTGCCTGGACAATACGTAACTGAAATGGGTTACGTCGAGCAGAAATACCCGGCGCGCTTAAGCGGTTTCGACCGAAACGGGATGGTATGCTCACCGACGAGTTCGGGCGCGAGGTGACCGGGGTTCGCGTCTCGCTCACCGATCGGTGTAACTTTGACTGCGTCTACTGTCACAACGAGGGCCTCGGCGACACTCGCGGACCGATGGATCCACAGGACGACGAGATGGAAACCGACGACGTCGTCCGGTTTCTCGAGGTGGCTGCCGAGTTCGACGTCGACGCCGTCAAGTTCACTGGTGGCGAGCCAATGCTTCGCCAGGACCTGACGGAGATCATCGAACGCACCCCCGAACAGATGGAAGTCTCGCTGACGACGAACGGCACGTTTCTCCCCGGCCGTGCCGAGGAACTGGTCGACGCCGGCCTCGACCGGGTCAACGTCTCCCAGGACGCACTCGACCCCGAGGACTTCGCCGCCGTCACGAAAAGCGGCGCGTACGACAAGGTACTCGAGGGCGTCGACGCTGCACTCGAGGCGGGACTGGATCCGGTCAAGCTCAACATGGTCGTTTTCGAGCACACGGCGGGCTACGTGCCGGAGATGGTCGACCACGTCGCCGAGAACGAGGGGCTGCAACTCCAGTTGATCGAGTACATGCCCGAGCTGACGGGTCGGCCGGAGTGGAACATCGATATCCAGCGCGTTCACGACTGGCTGGCCGAGCAGGCCGCCGAAATCGAGCACCGAGAGATGCACGACCGGAAACGGTACTGGATCGAGAGCGACGACGGCGTCGACAGCGAGGGTGATGATGGAGACGAGAACAGCAGTGGCCGCGGCATGGTCGAAATCGTCGACCCCGTCGAGAACCCGACATTCTGTGCGAACTGCCACCGGGTTCGGGTCACCCACGAGGGCTACCTGAAGGGCTGTCTCAACCGGAACGACGACCTCAAACCGATGGGCGAGATGACCAAACCCAAGATCCGCGAGGCGTTCCGAGAGGTCGTCGCGAATCGCGTTCCGTACTACGGCGAGTACATGATCCGAAACGGCGACGGCGAGTGGGAAGTCAACGACAAATACATCGAAGGATACGCACAGAGCTGAGTGTTTGGTGTCACTGCGTTAGTTTCTACACAGATCGATCCCCCTAGCGCGGCGGCCGATTCCGTGCGCCGCTGTGTCGTCGCTGATCCGAGTCATCCGACCGGTTCGTACCCAGTCCAACCGTGATGAGCGCAGCCGCGAGCAACAGCAGCGCCACCGCCGCGGTCGGCTGCCCGCTTGCACCGAAGACGTAGACGCCGTAGCCGATCGTCCCCGCGAGGAGACCAACCAGCAGACTCGAGCCAAGCTGGACGATCTCGAGTCGGATCGTGCGCGCTTCCCG
The DNA window shown above is from Natrialba magadii ATCC 43099 and carries:
- a CDS encoding DoxX family protein, yielding MGHRHCHRHRHRRRRRRRRRRIRLASVFVLSLLILAPSRVSAHEEYVVDDEEDVALGEFFSEALSDPHVIGPLVAGALAVALLVGGYLLVRPFQRDLAAFRFAMREYIEYVPWLLRISLGIPLIGAGFSGYFISPALEFDLRLLQIALGFLLLFGLATRVVALVGLATRVVGVVIWPTLLLQLEFVGGLAAIALLGSGQPSADHVLQRVAGSPGTVYRRLDPVHERARGFQARIDPYERYLPAVVRVGLGATFIYLGVTQKLLQPGLALAVVDRYDLTAVIPASPELWVMGAGLAEAGLGIAIILGFFTRASAAAALAMFSLTLFALPDDPVLAHVALFGMASVLLITGGGPYALDSRLERLEADTDAETADATPTEATQARG
- a CDS encoding RtcB family protein; the protein is MSNDTFDADGITLEQVREYVWEIPQEGDMRVPARVLASEALLEEIKEDKTLEQITNTTHLPGITTNAICMPDGHQGYGFPVGGVGALDAENGCISPGAVGYDINCGVRMMRTNLTYDELKGQEAELVDSLFANIPSGLGGGGVVEAGVDTVDEILARGVDWALENGHAVEDDLLHCEDEGMREGAKPEKVSQKAKDRGKNQIGSLGSGNHFLEVQRVTDIFDPEVGEAFGLEEDQIVVLIHCGSRGLGHQTCNDYLRKIEQQHQGLLDQLPDKELAAAPAGSQLAEDYYGAMNAAINFAWVNRQLIMHRTRQVFERVFDRSWESMEMDLLYDVAHNIAKKEMHEVDGEERELYVHRKGATRAFPAGHPEVPKAYRDVGQPVIIPGSMGAGNYVLRGGENSMDLTFGSTAHGAGRLMSRTQAKNEFWGGDVQDELEEQEQIYVKAQSGATVAEEAPGVYKDVDEVVRVSDELGIGDKVARTFPVCNIKG
- the moaA gene encoding GTP 3',8-cyclase MoaA, whose product is MLTDEFGREVTGVRVSLTDRCNFDCVYCHNEGLGDTRGPMDPQDDEMETDDVVRFLEVAAEFDVDAVKFTGGEPMLRQDLTEIIERTPEQMEVSLTTNGTFLPGRAEELVDAGLDRVNVSQDALDPEDFAAVTKSGAYDKVLEGVDAALEAGLDPVKLNMVVFEHTAGYVPEMVDHVAENEGLQLQLIEYMPELTGRPEWNIDIQRVHDWLAEQAAEIEHREMHDRKRYWIESDDGVDSEGDDGDENSSGRGMVEIVDPVENPTFCANCHRVRVTHEGYLKGCLNRNDDLKPMGEMTKPKIREAFREVVANRVPYYGEYMIRNGDGEWEVNDKYIEGYAQS